Genomic segment of Hydra vulgaris chromosome 11, alternate assembly HydraT2T_AEP:
TCTGCATGAACTATTCTTCGCAATACATCACCAGAAGCTGCTCATAaccaataatattatataatcaaAACTATGCATCTCGACGTTAAATTTGTATGCCATAACAATTACTTTTTTAGgcattagtaaaaataaaatgtaatcgAAACCGTAAAATAAACATACACTTAACATGTTCACTTTATTGCGATAAAACTGATTCCTCTGATTCAGTTTGCTTATTTGCATTTTCTGAAACTGTGCCTCCTACTTCAGTTCGTTCATTTGCATTCTCTGAACGTGTGTCCATTGCAATGCATCCAAAAGAATATACTAACTTTCACTAACAATATAACTAATTAACTAATGCATATAACGGCTGTTATCAAATTgtaaacaataatttcataaatggTAACACGCTTAAAGAGGTAGtctagataattttaaatttcagtgAAGTAAAACTATTTAAGTGTTAGAttaatgtaatgtaatttaatacagaaataattatttcttttagtgTCATCACCAGACCAGATCGATAATAATTTCAAAGTTTGGTTATAAATATTACCTTTTGGATGACCTTGAATTAAAAAGTAGTCGTTAAAAAAGCCATTATCTTGTTTTCGTTAGCATATtacatcttttatgcatcttttattacatcaataatatgtatatatatatatatatatatatatatatatatatatatatatatatatatatatatatatatatatatacatatatatatatatatatatacatatatatatatatatatatacatatatatatatatatatatatatatatatatatatatatatatatatatatatatatatatacatagtataattaaattataaatgtctGGATTAGCCattcaaaattacaaattatgcCAAGGTAAAATGTTACatcaatatattaattaatattccGTAACTTCAACAATGCAGAATTTATGTACACTCTTGTTATgagaaatttaattaacaaaactgACCTTGTGAGGTTTGGTGTGGCTGCACGGATAATTCAGCAGCAGATATTGTCTTACAAAATTCAGTGGGGGGTGCTGGAGGTAAAAATTCAGTTTGCCGGTCAGATAATTTATGACatttcttctgttttttgaTGTCATTTTGAACTAGTATCACTATCACTGTTAGTATCATCTGCCGGtgcaataatttttctaaaaagtacaAAGTGTTTGTGAAAAAATGAGACGGTACAGAAACTTGATACAAAAGCGGCTTTAGTGATCAAATCAATTCTGCTATAGTTTTACTAATTCGGTTAACAAACCTTTTGCCTtgtcagttattttataatagctctaatatataatttatacgaCACTTGAAACATGCCGACTGTCTCGATACCATGCGAATTGCaatatataattacattaaCCTTTACCACTGGCCTATGGTAGCAACACGTTTGTAGGTATTATACTATACAGCACAtaagaaataaactttaaaaaagtaaatcaatttAGTTTAGACTCTGAATTTATCATTGTTTGCTCTGTAATATATTACTTCAATTagttaaattgtaaattttatgtgAAATACATCACaagatttcttttatataatatgaatGCAGAAATGTACCTTTTACGTCTTTTACCATCTTCTTCTCGATCTGTCTGCAAATCAGACGAATATTCAGCTACTTTGCATTTTTCCACCGCTCTCTGATACGTAactaaaattattgtaaagtaTACCATGCATGCGTTtcatttctataaaattttatatttatattattatataattaatttaactgcaatttataaataagtataaaaaatttgtatcatttcaaaaaattattttgtattacacatttcattaataaactatatatacaatattactACATTCAGTTATGTAAACCTGCTTTTCCAAGTGTTCTAATTTTGTACTTATTCCAATTCTTATTGGGATTAGCACTGGTCTGCACTAACTTCGAAACCTTATGTTTTGCCTCAGTGTCGGGCCAGAAACACTCATCTTCTTCTGCAGAAGTAAACCATTCTACTGGAATGATGTCTACTGTTCCGTAAGTTATGAATTCAACAACTGCAAACATTTCCtactaaaaaagtttagttcAATTCACACAGCTGTACCAAATATGTTGTTGCAaagaatattaattaattaaaattgtcttaatattaaaaactattaattgcTGTGCAACAATGGTACTGCAATATTGCCATCTTCAAATGgcaataaaatatgtttttggtTCAAATCCTTTATAGATATATTACTTAGTTTCTTTGATAATCTTCTCACTTTATAAATTCCTAAACTTGATGACGACAAAGGATATGTAAAAAAGGGGACAGCTTCCAAAACGTTTTCATATACAATTACTGTATCATAATTTGATGACTTCCATATATTTCGCACAAGAACAATGTTTTcatgaattttaaaacaattatttccaGGTGAAACCGTAATAAACAAACTAGCTCCTTTATACTGGCCATACTGTTCGTAAGTATTTCGTGGAAGATTTTCAGGCAATGGACCTAAGTAGTGCTGAtgtaaatgtttacaaatttccTTGTTTTCTACAATTTTACAACATATTTCTTTCTCAGCACATCAACAAAGTATTTGGCTAATAGAATTTTGTGGGCGTTTAACCAGTTTTTTCAATTGccctaaataattttcaaaaggaAATGCTGCCACATTATCCAAACTGCCATACTTCCTACAGTCATTTACTACATGAATAATTGAATGTACATTATGTACAAGTTCATGCGACCCATAtataatttcaaagtttttcacAAAAGTTATTAGCAGGTTTTCAACATGATCACAAAACTTATTACACAACTTtagattaagtaaaaatatcatAGACACGCTTAACAGTAAGAAATTACGATAAACATTATCAGAAaccaacataaataaaatagtaggtccagtatataataaaaattggcgCAACTCTGTTGCCTTCCATTGTTGGTACTCATACAGTGATCTTGGACGTCTCGCAAACTCGCAAacttaggaaaatattttttaagtgatataagtttttcagatattttattaactgtGTTAGCAGacaatctattttttaaatcgcCCTTGATCCATAAAGATATGATCCGCCTAACTATTCCCAAGCATACAAGGTGCATGTAATTAAGAGGACATTGTGTAACAAGTCCTACTGGCAATTCAGTTAACGGTGAAAGTGCGATATGGTGATCTTCATCTTTTTGCATGATAAAGTCCGCATCAGTACGTAGTGTTGAATTTGTATCGGGAAACGTCATTCTATATTTCAAATTGACCCCTTCGTGTATACAGCGTTCACAGCCATTGTAACCGCAATGTCcttttatacatttaataaaagctCTAGCTGGGGCGTCACAAATTATTGCATTTATAAACATGTCATATCGTTTTCCACGGTATTCTAAACCTTCCGACAGAGacttcatttctaaaataaaatcatttaaatattcctctactGATGTTGGCTTTGTCTTGCCTGTATAAAGTCcaataataaaaacttgttttttaggtaattcattTACATATCCGAGTATTGGTCAAAGTTGCGTATTTTAACTATGAAAGAGTGGAATGCCGtcaacatatatatttaaagatagtgCAGAAATGTCTGATAATGTCGATTCATTTAATTGCGATAATGCACTCAATAAAGCTGATTTTACTCCAACATAATAGTATGATCCACCAGCTCTGGCGATGATATTAGAAACCTTCTTAGGTGTTTCCATCAAAGTGCGTTCatctttaagaacatttaaaCCTGCCAACCATAGAATATGCAATAGAGCTGTTACTGCAGTAGTAGAAATATTATGTGTAACTACCCACGTAGCTAGCTGATCACGAATGTCATATTTACAAACATTCTCTTCATCATCGCTACTGCCTACGAACTTGTCAGAATTTCACTGAAATTGGATTCATTGTCGCTATAGTTTCCATCAGTAAGATCATACGTACTTGCTTCACTATTAAATAATTGGCTTTTACTTTCAACATCGTATTGCAATGATACATCTGAAAGATTATTATCTatctttttggaatttttatcCATTTCATTTTTATCCAATATGCAAGAACGTATTTCTACATCTCCACTGGTCATTATATTATTAACTGATTCATAACATAGACCTTAGTCATTGTTAATGTCGGGCTCTTCATTACGTTCATTCACACTCTTTAGTAACTCATCCACTGCCCTTCTCACTCGCCTCCTTTTTGTTCTTTGAcaacattcaaaatttttggccatattctataaatatttaacttagataattaaaaatttatcgcAGTAAAATGTGAattcacaaataaaatatattattaaaaattttatgacaacataaccaaaatattttatgatcgaTGGCATCTCGGAAAATTGTTGAAAGcttaaattgaaattatttaaagataccGGATAATTAACTTAATGCATTATATTACTAACCACTAACCAATAAATTAAAGCCTATTAGTTAAATCAGTACAAGTACTAGTAAGTTATTTTCTGTCCTTTTAtcgtaaaataatatattatacaagcaatgacttttaaaacaaattgatCAGTTTCTTATAAAACATATGTGTAGTAAATATACtatttgcaaaacaaaacattagTACTTTCTAAATGTTcgctgtttttttcaaaataatttgataattaataTTTCACTATAACTATAGCGTTGGCGCAAAAATTGGCGCAATTAACAAATTCCCGATGCATAATATACAAATTCATAATCTAACTACTTGGATGAACTTAACACTCgaaattaaaacaagttttaaatgctattttattgtatttcaaTCAAAATAAATGACGGAATAcgaaaattatataataataacagtataTAATGAGTTTCGTAATTTTAGTAATTTGCCCATATGGGACCCATATAGAATCG
This window contains:
- the LOC136087074 gene encoding uncharacterized protein LOC136087074, which gives rise to MFAVVEFITYGTVDIIPVEWFTSAEEDECFWPDTEAKHKVSKLVQTSANPNKNWNKYKIRTLGKAVTYQRAVEKCKVAEYSSDLQTDREEDGKRRKRKIIAPADDTNSDSDTSSK